A genome region from Defluviimonas aquaemixtae includes the following:
- a CDS encoding c-type cytochrome: protein MLKSIFHSTIALALCVTGAAAQDAAIGQEIFQDRCVVCHGETGAGDGIVAELFDQKPRNLTTLAKDNGGVYPFDAVYQSIDGRREITGHGYSKMPIWGEYFMAHEMADPASNPRDAMAVTQGRILAVVYYLQSLQSE from the coding sequence ATGCTGAAATCGATTTTCCATTCGACTATTGCGCTGGCGCTTTGCGTGACCGGGGCCGCAGCCCAGGATGCGGCGATCGGTCAGGAGATTTTCCAGGACCGCTGCGTCGTCTGTCACGGCGAGACCGGCGCGGGGGACGGGATCGTAGCCGAACTGTTCGATCAGAAGCCGCGTAACCTCACGACGCTCGCCAAGGATAACGGCGGGGTCTACCCCTTCGACGCAGTGTACCAGTCCATCGACGGCCGGCGCGAGATCACGGGGCACGGCTATTCCAAGATGCCGATCTGGGGTGAGTATTTCATGGCGCATGAGATGGCCGACCCGGCCAGCAATCCGCGAGACGCGATGGCCGTCACGCAGGGCCGAATTCTCGCCGTCGTCTATTACCTGCAGTCTCTTCAGAGCGAATAG
- the ppk2 gene encoding polyphosphate kinase 2 — protein MESSRPAKGEIEENEAAKPVKSDAPALEATVDSVDGATTGEGVKSFPVVDSDAIRHAFESGRYPYARKMARKTYEAEKARLQAELLKVQKWALETGQKFVILFEGRDAAGKGGTIKRFMEHLNPRFARVVALNKPSESEKGQWFFQRYIEHLPTAGEMVFYDRSWYNRAGVERVMGFCSPNEYLEFMRQAPEFERMLVRSGIRLYKYWFSVTRPEQRRRFESRETDPLKRWKLSPIDKASLDKWDDYTEAKEAMFFYTDTADAPWSIVKSNDKKRARLNCMRHFLASLDYPGKDCEIVQGPDALIVGRATHVVHGSDHILGASLHPEMRRTPRNSEAKPASPRAPRRKAPSPNGGDAGEKTR, from the coding sequence ATGGAGTCATCGCGACCGGCAAAGGGCGAGATCGAAGAGAATGAAGCTGCGAAACCTGTCAAGAGCGATGCGCCGGCTTTAGAGGCGACGGTGGATTCGGTGGATGGCGCCACGACAGGCGAAGGCGTTAAGTCGTTTCCTGTGGTGGATTCCGACGCGATCCGTCACGCCTTCGAAAGCGGCCGCTATCCCTATGCGCGCAAGATGGCGCGCAAGACCTACGAGGCTGAGAAGGCGCGGCTTCAGGCAGAGCTTCTGAAGGTCCAGAAATGGGCGCTGGAGACCGGCCAGAAATTCGTGATCCTCTTCGAGGGCCGGGACGCCGCCGGCAAGGGCGGCACGATCAAGCGTTTCATGGAACACCTGAACCCGCGCTTCGCCCGTGTGGTGGCGCTCAACAAGCCCTCGGAATCCGAGAAGGGCCAATGGTTCTTCCAGCGCTACATCGAGCATCTGCCGACCGCGGGCGAAATGGTGTTCTACGACCGTTCCTGGTACAACCGCGCGGGCGTCGAGCGGGTCATGGGGTTCTGCTCGCCGAACGAGTACCTCGAATTCATGCGTCAGGCGCCCGAGTTCGAACGGATGCTCGTCCGGTCGGGCATCCGGCTTTACAAATACTGGTTCTCCGTCACCCGGCCCGAGCAGCGCCGCCGCTTCGAGAGCCGCGAGACCGATCCCCTGAAGCGCTGGAAACTGTCGCCGATCGACAAGGCGTCCTTGGACAAGTGGGACGACTATACCGAGGCCAAGGAGGCGATGTTCTTCTACACCGACACCGCCGATGCGCCCTGGTCGATCGTCAAGTCAAACGACAAGAAGCGCGCACGGCTGAACTGCATGCGCCACTTCCTCGCCTCGCTCGACTATCCCGGAAAGGACTGCGAGATCGTGCAGGGGCCAGATGCTCTGATCGTCGGCCGGGCGACCCATGTCGTTCATGGGTCGGATCACATCCTCGGGGCATCGCTGCATCCCGAGATGCGGCGCACGCCGCGCAATTCCGAAGCCAAGCCTGCCAGCCCACGCGCGCCCCGGCGCAAGGCGCCGTCCCCGAATGGCGGTGACGCCGGCGAGAAGACGCGCTGA
- a CDS encoding glutathione S-transferase family protein gives MLTIYGVYRSRAARNFWLLEEFDMEFEHVPVIQAYRLPDPEAENAPFNTQSPGFLSVSPAGAVPVLKDGDFVLSESLAMNHYIARKGGGALAPADDKETALMEQWALYGMTAIEAHALAIMYVHAEGRAKTPGGEAEITAETGRLRRPLAVLDSHLREHGHMVGGRFTVADINMAEIVRYAQAEPGLVDLYPAVAKWLANCHARPAFKAMWERRLAEPA, from the coding sequence ATGCTCACTATCTACGGCGTCTACCGCAGCCGCGCCGCGCGCAATTTCTGGCTGCTCGAGGAATTCGACATGGAGTTCGAGCATGTGCCGGTGATCCAGGCCTACCGCCTGCCCGACCCCGAGGCCGAGAACGCACCTTTCAACACGCAGTCGCCCGGTTTCCTGTCGGTCAGCCCGGCGGGCGCGGTGCCGGTCCTGAAGGACGGCGATTTCGTCCTGTCGGAATCGCTCGCGATGAACCACTACATCGCGCGCAAGGGGGGCGGCGCGCTCGCCCCGGCCGACGACAAGGAGACCGCGCTGATGGAGCAATGGGCGCTCTACGGCATGACCGCGATCGAGGCGCATGCACTCGCCATCATGTACGTCCATGCCGAGGGCCGGGCGAAGACGCCCGGGGGAGAGGCTGAGATCACCGCCGAGACGGGACGGCTCCGCCGCCCGCTCGCCGTCCTCGATTCGCATCTGAGGGAACACGGCCACATGGTCGGCGGCCGCTTCACCGTGGCGGACATCAACATGGCCGAGATCGTGCGCTACGCCCAGGCCGAGCCGGGACTGGTCGACCTTTACCCCGCCGTCGCCAAGTGGCTCGCCAACTGCCACGCAAGGCCCGCCTTCAAGGCGATGTGGGAACGGCGGCTGGCCGAGCCGGCGTGA